tggacatgcgcacttgagccgatgtcaagtgaggtagcttttgcattgtagctattatacgtaacatatgttcaagtgtcttGGCAAGAAAATCGGTTTCAATCGCCAGTAAGTCCTTCAAATCTGTTCATAGGTTGTGCATGCGCAAACGTCAATAGATGAAACAACTGCAAAATGGCTATTTAGGTGTTGATTGACAGGCAAggcagcagtgtaagctttattcaatacaaattttttggtgctcactgtgaactaAGTGTGCTTGGTTATTCTGAGGAAGACGTGTGACTATGGCAGATGCAACATATGGGAACATGATGTGTGTTGTCTGGTAATGTGCAGAGCGTAAGGAACCCCAATCAGGCTCAAAGTGCAAGGGTGCTTGTCGACTTGTAcagaaactgcagtgtagcaacctcagtttgagattttagacaaaacattttgagaacgACATCTAAAAAGCATATGATTTAATTACTAGACACGGTCTAATGCAATGTTTTACTGCAACATGTTGATtgttccaattcaggctatagagagacttcagtcagTTTTGCTTGTAGTGCTAATTAGAGCATGCAAGTTCTTGCGGTTAtcgagtgtttgaaaaagtgcaccctttTCAAAGCAATGCAGTGCACATGTCCAACTGTGTTCCTGCACCTTTAACATATTATACAAATATTAAGACATTGTTGGTTTTAACATTTAGTTTTGTATTAGggggtggatgggtgggtaaggacaaaacaaaatttttgggCCGCCCCTAAAGGTGTAATGTATCTGCATCAATACATATACCTACTCACTGACACAGTACACTACGGCAGTTGTAAAATGTAGTCGGACAAACAATTTTGGTTATGTGAATGTTTCTTGAACTAAAGACATTATTCTTGGTTGCTAATTGTTATTAACATTATATTTGCAAATTGGGTTTTTGTTTAGAAACAGAGCCTGTTCCTCAATCATTTGTCAGTCAACTGGAGTCTACATTAAATACAGTATCGGTCGTTGATTTCAGCAAACCTTTTTCTCCGTTTCACTTTTCATTTCAACCATCTAATAAGGACGTTGCTGCAGTAAATCCATACAAAGAGACAATCGGCTGCCATCAGGAGATCTCAGAATCTGCAGCTAGCAAGTTGGTCACTGTCAGAGCTGTCAATTCGGACTGTGGTTCCACAAGTTCACCATGGTCTGAGGTAGTCATCAATGATGACGAGGATGCACAAGAGTGGTGGAAGAGTGATTTGAAAGAAGGCAATTCTGGAAACAAGGAGAATGCAGCTGAATTGAAAGGTAAATATTTTACCACATAATGTTATGGTTGACGTGactgtgtatgtgcatgtttgtttgtttgtttgtgtgtgtgtgtgtccatgtccaTGCATGTATTTGTtcgtctgtgtttgtgttaattGTTATGTGTTAAATCTTTGTTACTGAAACTGTTTTGTGTACTTCATGATTCTATTCACCTTGATATTTCAtatgtgttttttgttttcatAACAGATGATGCCAGTAGTGATGATGTTGTCTCAAATTGGGTTGACACAAAGCGTTTGGCAGTTGCTCCTTTTCGCCAGTTGATTGAATCAGAGACACAACGATTACAGTCACTGTGTGACACATGGAATCAGATTGTAGCAGAAAAGGACGAACAagaagatgatgatggtgaGTTCTTTTTCGTATCAAAATAGTCATTACTCATTGGCTTTGAATTCATAACCTGATTGCATAAGTATTTGGGTAAAATACACAACAATTTAAggtagtctcgtgtagccagaccttaatcCCACCCTCAACATTCCGGCGGGGAAACGGTCTGGTGAGGTTCCTTTGACCTTGCCATGATGCTGCATCACCGAATTCTGGTGAACTAAAACCCTTAAAATGTTATAAAGAGGCGAGATAATATTACCGCTTCTTGTGCAAAGTAGGTTGTGCTGGGTGTTTATAGGAAGTAATCATTGATGTTATCAAACTCTAGGTAAGCCACGAAAGAACATTTCATGGCCTTACCATTGAACAGCCATCGTGAGTGAGTTGTTGTCGCGAAATGTCGTCGAAATGGTGTATGCGCACACCTTTTGCAGTCATTGATTTTCACTTACCAATACCGGTTGGATGACCATGTCCGTGTTCAGCTAGTGAGTAGGCTAGTCCAGTGAGAACCTAGACGCTAGACTGTATGGCGAGGCGATGATCTCATATATTCTCAGGAAGTTCACGTAGTTGTCAAGAGTTCACTGGAAACACGTCCAggtaacaacacaacaactgacGGTGACTGTGCACTGCATGATATCGCCTCATTGTAAGAAACATGCAGAGCACTAGTACATTGCCACACAGCCTTGTGTCTAGCTTCTCACTGGCTAGCCTACTTACTAGCTAACCGAACACGTATGTGCTTGTCACCACACGCACCGGCATTACATAGTGAAATCAATGACTGTAAAGGGCGCGTGTACACACCATTTTGACAACATTTCGCAACACAAACTCACCTTGCGATGACTGTTCAACGATACAGGCCATGAACATTATTCATGGCTTGCCTAGAGTCGAAGATAACATTGATGATTACATCCTGTAGACACTCAGCAGGCAACCACTGGCATGAGAAGCGGTAATATTATCTTGCCTCTTTATAACAATTATAGGGTCTTTAGTTTATCGGAAAATTGGTGATGTGGCAACATAGCAACATCAAGGAAACgtcaccagaccctttctccTGTGCGACGTAAGGGCGGggtaagggtctggctacacgaggcTAAATCTAAGGGTAGATTGGTAGATTAGTTTCtacttttgttgttgtggacaGAAAAAATTATACACTTGAGCCTCCCTAATCCAGACCTCCAAGATCCGGACAGTTTACCAGTGCATATTAGGTCTTGGGACTTCGAGGGTAAtcactttggcaagaaacttcTTGTATAAACACTCAATTCTCAAAGCCCGTCTTGACTATCACGGGCCAGTGCATATcatactactgtatgtaacgtatgtaactgtagtacagtgcCCCCACGCATAAACGCCCATCCGGGAGTGATGTCAGGAAAGTGCGCGTAATTCAAATGTTCTGTCATGTCTATCGACTAAACTCGGGAACAAGATTCAGCTATCGTAGCCGCATCTCGTTGTGAAAGAACTCAACAAACAGTTGCGTTTTACAGCGGGTCTCGATCGAGGAAGCACATTTTCTTCATATTGCACATTTGTCCGTTTTTACGCTACGGtgtttcattatttaactAGTTATTTTGCAGAAAGGGACATGACATGATTATCTAGGTAATCATCGTGGCGATTTTTAAAACGTGCTTTCGTTTTTGAGATATTGAAGAGAAAGGCCCCTGAAGAGGGGTGCACATACGGTCGTAAGTCTCTACAAAACGGTAACAGAATATGGTGAAACGCAAGGATAACATAGCCAAGACGATTTCTAAAATATTCATCGTGGGGATTTCTGATTGATGCTTTTGACGCAAAGATATGACAACATGAATATGTGCAACATTCTGTATTATGCCATCCATAAATATTTTTCACTTACAGCaaaaaaacaaccaaaaagCTACACAGAACCTAAGATCTAAAAACTATACAAAACAACTAAGGATCGAAACACCTGAAAAACAACAAGACTAAGAATCATTCGGTCTTCTGTAGTGAGAGTGACAACCCAGTTGTCCAAACAGTTCTGAATGTCTTTATCTAAAGTCTCCTTGTCTGGTAAAAGTTGCCCGAGTTCACAAGAACTGGCAGAAACTTCGGATAGGTCTTTCACGTAGTCAGACATTAGCGAAGGAGACACTAACCCGTCATTCCCAAAATGGGGACCCTCCTTTTGGTCAACAGGAACATTCATTTGCTTTCGTCTAACCTTGTTCAAAACACTTCTTCTGTCTCTGAACAGCTGTTGCTCACTCTGACACACGGCAAAGAAGGCAGGTGCAAGAATATGGCACGGTTGCTGTGCGACCACATAGCGTTGCAACAGTAAAAGGCGGAGCTAAGTTTATCAACCAATCAGTAACAGTCAACGCCCCTATCGACAGCCAATCACCGCCTTGTATTACTAACTTTCTTCTAGAAGATTCTGTGACATCATAATTACATTACCAGAAAGCCCTCATATCAAGGACCACGCGCATCTAATCAGCTATAGCGTATGACCTCGGGGGCCTGCGCTAGGCCGTGCCAAAGTTATGGGCGTTTATGCGTGGGGGCActgtacaaagtacacatgtacgttacagtgtagtacaagcgtgtacagtactgtacaagcATACTGTAGGCAGAAATGGTGTATGATGTTCACCAAACCCTACATTACAACGGTCTGAGATTGTGAGGATATAATGCGGGTTAACTATATCTATAGATCTTCCGGACATTTCTAGAATCTGGACAGCGGCTGGTCCCATACTgtccggattagggaggtttgagtgtacgACAATTTTCCAAATGTTGATCTAGCAGCTAGAGCAACAACTCTATAGTATGGCACGGCAGGGTCAAGAGTTTATTGCTTATGTATTGGCAAGAAAAACTTGTGCCATGTGTAAGTGTGAAATATTGCAACATGTTTCAATCTACTGCGAGTAAACGGTTGTGAACTATGAGCACAGACATTTATTTCATCTTTATCAGCATGTTAATCGACACCTTTGTCTTGAaagttctattttgttggACATGGTCAATATATAACACAGTTTTAGAAGATTTTGCATGTACACAAATTGTGACAATGCTATATGGGTAGATGTGGTGAGCAACTGCTAAACAATGTTTGAAAGATTACACCCACACATTTCATCCATAAGTGGTCTTAGCACTAATTTTGAATTTCAATAACAGCAGTACAAGTGCACGTTGTTACAGTTGTAGGTATGATCAACGCGGCTGTTGGTAAAGCACAATTACTGATACGACAAAGATTTCATCAATTCAGTCAACTCTGTGACTTAGCCGAGGTAGAGAGGAAGATATTTGTGTATGCATTGTTTAGCTTTTTATTgctttgtatttattttagGATCCTAGTGCTGTTAAGACAGCTGAAGTGTCGGATCTCCAGGGATTCTGGGATATGATAAGTTGTCAGGTGACCGACATCAATAGCCAGTTTGAACAACTAAGTCAACTCCAGGCAAACCATTGGCAAATAGAAGAAAAGAAGATAGTTAGAAAACAGGGGAAGCGACGAGCTAAAAAGGTAGCTACAAAACTTACAACAATACGACAGCTGGTGATATCTATTGAAATGTTgtaataattgtttgttttagctATTCAAAGTTttgcttgtgtacatgtggccTGCCTGCCatttttctctgtctgtctgtctaattgttgtttgcttACAGATATGTGTGTTctatatttttgttatttaattaatagaagaAAGTGGAGGCAGCTTCTGCAACTGACACAACTAGGAGGTTACATCTGCGGCAATTCAAGGCGAAAATGATGGCTGCTAAGAAGCCTAACAATGATGATCTACCATTTGAGGTTTGTTCTAAATTATAACAGCTgcatactatatatatatatatatatatatatatatatatatatatatatatatatatacagtactatTACTCTACAGAGATTACAGCAAACTGTTGCATGTACATTGTGCTCTTGTATTGATCACTTTGACGGCTAAAGTGTTTTTTTCACTATTTTGCTCATGTATGAGTCAAAATCTTCTTTACTTGTTAGATGGTCTTGTTGCACTGTGTACAAATGGTCTAGAAGCAGCTCAGCAAACTGTAACTGCGATTGTATTAGCAGACTGAGCATTCATGTTCTCACAGTATTGTGCTTAGGCTTTACAGCATGACTATGTGCGTGCAACTTGAGGAATAGCTATATAGTGTTCTTGCAGAAATTAGCagacttacacacacactaactacaaggtacatgtatgtacagtcAGACATTAGTTATGAATATACAACGTGTTTCAACTGGCTACTTCAAAGAAAGAGAGGAGAAACTACATCAAACCATTTCCTTTTTCTAGCATTGCAAAACCGTCATTTTCTAAGTGcaaaacaaaataattaaagaACGAGCCAGAATGCACACTTGGTGTGTAAATAGATATGCTGGGCTATAATGTATAGATGTGTAATTGATTTCTTGCTATGAGTTATTGGTTAGGCTAAACTTAAGACCATTTGTCGAGTTTGTATAGGCATTTCAAATGACAGTTATTGAGTTACACATGTGTGTAATTGTGACCTTGCAGCTTTAATTATGTGGCACACTTCAATTTTTTGTGACACAAAATCTGTGTTAGCCACTAAGAATGGCATAATAAATCTGCTAAGTAATTCGTGATTTTACTGACATTATCCAAATGTATTTTGTAAGAGTCGGTCTGACTTTCAGTAATATTTTTTTGGAATTAAATTTGAGGGtatacatgtgtacagtaagGACAGTCACTAATTCAAACTAATCAATGTTTTTGCCTAGATGACGTGTGCCAGTGGAACAGCAGTGGATGTTAGTGACGCCAATGCAAACAAGACATCGACTTCTAATTTGAAGGTATACAGTACTGTAAGGACATGCAGTCACTAATTCAAACTAAGGCCACACCCcaaaaaaattttgtttgggTAACATGGAGTAAAAATTGCGGTCAGTTGGTcataatttctttattttctacatttttatatttaaaaatacATACACTAAATGCATTACATGGTGGCCATCGATCATTATTTACAATCCATGAGCAATGAACCGCacaatgtacagtaccttAACTGGCACAGACATCAACCGGGCATACGAGGCCAGCAGTCCCTATCAATTACATAATGACAATGGCTGTACTGTCAGATTCGTGCAGATGTAAGTGGTTAGAGAAGACGCTGCTCCGACGCCTTCTGCATTGGCACGTCGTTTACATGCACTTTCAACCGGAACTTGCTGACAAGTTGTCAATGCCGTAACAACCTCCAAGATAAAAGTACATGATGTCTACCAAACTCTAAATGTATCTGCCATTGTCATCCGGCACTGCATCACAGCGAATTCTTGGATCTGATGCTGTCTGAACACATCAAACGCTGTGTAGGCTTGCATCATCATCTGATGTTACCATTCAAAGAATGTCTTTAGTAGAGACGATTAATTTTTTGACCCGCAGTATCCATGGAACGACCGCCATTCCAGAAATTGCAATGCAGGCATGatacgtacatgtacacattgtGTATATCTACACGTACTGTGCAATTCTAGCCTCGTACATTTATGTGCACTGCATGCGACAGGAATATAATTGAGACACACATGCATTTAAcatgtttgaaaacaaatgccgcaagaaaattgaaaaaaaaTTGAAGCAGCAACCTCCAAACGACAGTCGGTCGGGTTGCTCAAAACAAAAAAACTTTTTAGTGTGGCCCAGCTAATCAACGTTTATGCTTAGATGACGTGTGCCAGCGAAACAGCAATGGATGTCAGTGAGACCAATACAAACAAGACACCGACTTCTAATTTGAAGAAAAATGGGAAACGATATTCTCTAAGAAGTTCTGTTTTGAAGTCAGCTACCAAGCACAATGTATCTGAAGTAGGTGGTAATAGACAATGCTTGTCTTGTGAGAACTAGGTTTGACATATTTGATGAGTGCATACAAATAATTAAACTATTAGCAGTGGTGTGGCCAGATAAGAGTGTTAAAAAGAGATTCTTGATGAAGATACGTGGTTCTTTCTTGTCCTCTGAAAGTCACATGAATTAGTGTACTTCAAGAGCAGTCTACGCAGCCAACTGTAGAAGGTCGCTGAACAGGATTGGGGAGGGATTGCCATTGCATGGCTGTTCGTTGTATCCGACACTCACAAACGTGCTTTCAGATATTTGCCAGAAAATCAGAGAAACTGATGACCTTTTACTGGAAGATGCAGATGCAGAAGAATGTAACTTATTTATCAAGAATCGTTTGCTTTTTCAATTCTTAAATTTTAAGTAGTCAATATGCGACATCACCATCAAGTGCATACAATTCAGTAATCCATTGTAGTAGCACAGCAGTGGCCAGCACATCTGATAGTTTAATTATTTTTGCACTCATCATCATAGAGAATATGCCTTAATGAATAACCTGAAGTAAAAGAATAGAGTAACCCTTGCATATCTGACCCTTTTCACAAAACTGATATGACATCACCAAATCGTTTGTGAAGCGCAGTGGAAAGTGCAGTGATGGCAACCGAAGATATGAAGGcttctactgtctgttccccataagcatgaactcggaagtgagtaatgaagtagaggtcacaccaggtgtgctcattagagcactaagagctggtccagttggaccatgttataccaattatcttaaatggttccagttgctgatccgttggtcttacaagataattggataatagtcATTGCTtcacccgtttgtgtttgatatgcacaagtactatTCTTCCGTTTTgtttgtaggaaaggcttagataatttgataaacagaaatgccagacctagcggtttctaacaataccgagatcatcgcgaaagtcccaaaaaacagcagagatattgatgattttcaaagttcacacttatggggaacagacagtagggtTAGTTTGGCGATTATAATTTGCATATAGTACGCATATTACGTCTTTGTGCAATCATTTTATCACTAGCGTACATGTTTCAGAGTTCAGACCATGGGTACATCTGAGACTCAAAAGTGGACTGAAACTCTGAGGTATGCTTCAGTGTCCAGGATGGGCTTTATACATGGCTGGAGTGTGTCTGGTCATTTCTATGCTTGGCCGGACAACTAAATTTGATCTGACATTGTTTCCCATAAATTGTTACACACAGCTATAATAACTTGTCAGTGCTCTGTTCAACTACATGTAACATGATACCAGAATGAGATAGTGACAGTCTAAGTAATACTGATTCACCAATTAATTCTTGACAATACATTACTGTAATTCATAGTGTTCTTACTATTGATTAAATAGGTTCTACAAATATACGCCGTGCGTTGGCAGGTTGGCAGCTATGCCGTCTGAAAAGACGCTGAAAGCAGCCTTGAAAGTGTCTGTGAGAGAAGGGAGTTCAAACGAAATGACCTGTTTGCGAGTAGTTGTGTCTTTGCTTGTGCTAAAAACAGGTCAGCTTAATGCTCTGGATTGTCTTGCAACTCCTTCATGAcaaatgtgtgtatgtgagtatgattttctttgtcatctttgGCCACAAGCAGCTAGCAGAGTGATAAAAACAGTGCTGTTACCATGAACAGACAGGGGAACGAAACCACGTGTGGCGCATTGGTAGGGTAGCTTTCATCCCTATGTCATCAACATTGTAGTGAGGAAGGTCCGACTGTGGGAAACTGAAAGCAGCCATTTTAACCAAGTAGTAGTCTACTGAAACTGATAAAGCAGACACCACCAAAACTGACAACGATGTGCTAAATTGTTTAGTTTAGGTGTTAATTAAAGCTATTATTGCAGACAGCACCACACTGCTGTAATTGGATATGCTATTGCCAAACTATGGGCATCAATAGTAAAGAATAGGCTTGTCTGCTCGTTATCCTGGACACTGCGCTTGAAATTCCAATGATTTGCTTATCTGTTCTTTTCACTTATTTGACCCTCAGAGGAGGTAGTGCATGCTTTCACACATGTGCAGTAACTGAGAAGACGCCTTACAGCAGTGGGAGCGGTCAATACTTTGATTGATCTGTTTGGCAAGAGTGTGACCCTATTCAAAGTGTCTGCGATGCAAGGTGTTGTTTTACATGTTACTCTAGCCATAGGATTGGAATAGTAGCCCAAATCTTGACGTGTCTTGAGTTGCGTCATCATGAGGGTCTGTGGGTTGATCATGCCTTTACATTTGTCTACGTGGGATCTTTGGGCCATTAAGTGCTGTTTTGAATATAGCAATAGTTGTGGAAAGATGTTGCATTGAGAAATCTCAAAGATCCAAGATTTGACTTCGCAACTGTGACGATGAAATCCATTTTTGGTTTACGGAAGTTGTCTGTGTCCATGTTCACTGGTCTGTTGCGAAGTGTCTCTCTCATCCAACGTTCTGTTTATGCTACTGTGATCTAACAGTGCAAGTCATGAAGTTCTAGATAACGTCTAGTCTCTAGCTGTATGCACATTTAGTATACATCTAGATCTACGGTGAAATAGCTATATAGGGCAATAGAATGCGTATAAATTACGTGCTAGTGTATTATTCTAGACTCTCTTCTTGTGCAGTGGGCAGTGGAAGTTACAAGCAGCAATCGAGAACCCAATCCTTCTTTCAAGTCGATCATAATGGGATGCAGACTGCTCTAGGTGAGCGTAGTGTTCCACACTCTTAGATTTCACTTGGTAGCAAATTACTAGCAATGCAGCTACTGTAGAAACAGAACTGTGGAACGATCGCTACGCTCTCAGACCTCGGAATGCATAGAAGTTCCCGTCCCAACTTCTGGATAGGGTGGTGCATGCAGTACCTCCTCTGTTTGACCCTATTCCTCTGTGGCTTGCCCAAAGGGGGTTGGATATGTGAGGGTCTACTGTGTAGGCTAATGTAACAAAGTGTATACTCAAATGTAAAGTACAATATGTAATTTTGACATCATGCAATCTTccactatatatatagtcaCCAGAACTTAATTGTTACGTGAGGGATTAAATTGTCTAATTGTtatgttttgctgttgttgaccATGCAGCAACTTGTAACAACTGACATCTCCACCCCACCTGCCCTCGCTCCTAACTTTGATATGTTGAACTACATTCCTAGCAGGCAAGAAAGAGTTGGTAAGTTGTATGTAGGTGTCATTCTTTTCATACATGACTGCAGCACAACATTCTCCTTTTCTCAGTCAGTTTTGTTTTCATCACGTCTGATAAACTTTGTAGAAACAAGACAAGAGGTTTCTGATAGTTCAACTGGAGAAGACAGCCATACGAGTAAAGAGCAGTCGAGCAGTGTATCATCTGATCAGAAGTTGAACAATGAAAATTATTCTGATGCACCTGaacaaacagcagcagctcAGCAAACAGTAACTGCGATTGTATTAGTCTAAACATGCATGTTCAGAGTATTGTGCTTACTTAGGCTTTACAGCATGACCACACAATGTAAGGAATAGTGCTCTTGCAGCAATTAGCACAGACTTGCACTCACTAACTGCAAATTAaggtacatgcatgtactatcAGACATTAGTTATGAACATACAACATGTTTCACCTTGCACTTCATACAAAGATATGAGAAAACTACATCAAAATGTTTCTTGCATTATAGAAGGGCTATTTACTAAGTGTAAAACAAAGATTGAGCCAGAATGCACACTAGACAACACACAGGCAGctagttaatttaattgttGGTGTGTACATAGATACTGGACTACAGTGTATTACTATAGATGTGTAATTGGTTTCTCACTTGGAGTTATGGTTAGGCTAAACTTAAAATAACATTTTCAAGAATGATAGTGTTATTGAGTACgtcacacatgcatataatTATGACCCAGCAGCTTTAAATATTATATGCCACACTTCAGTGTTTTGTGACACAAATCTATGTTTAGCCACTAAGAATGTGGTAATTAATAGTGATTATTGCCAATATCTAAATGTATTTTAGTTGTAAGGGCCAGTCTGACTTTCAGTAATACTGTAAAATTTtagaaattaaatttgaagGTATACAGTGAGGACAGTCACTAATTCAAactaattaatgttttatgCCTAGATGATGTGTGCCAGTGGAACAGCAGTGGATGTCAGTGAGACCAATACAAACAAGACACCGACTACTAATTTGAAGAAAAATGGGAAACCATATTCCCTAAGAAGTTCTATTTTGAAGTCAGCTACCAAGCACAATGTGTCTGAAGTAAGTGGTAATAGACAATGCTTGACTTGTGAGAACTAGGTTTGACATATTTGATGAGTGCATACAAATAATTAAACTATTAGCAGTGGTGTGGCCAGATAAGAGTGTTAAAAAGAGATTCTTGATGAAGATACGTATTTCCTTTCTTGTCCTCTGAAAGTCACATGAATTAGTGTACTTCAAGAACAATCTACGCAGCCAACTGTAGAAGGTCGCTGAACAGGAGTTGGGGAGGGATTGCCATTGCATGGTTTTTGGTTGTATCAGCCATTCACAAACGTGCTTTCTGATATTTAATTGCCAGAAAATCAGAGAAGCTGATGACCTTTTACTGGAAGATGCAGACGCAGGAGAATGTAACTTATTTGTCAAGAATCTTTTgcttttttaatttttgaaatttaattaagtacaaaGTATGTAATTTTGACACCAATGTCCCACCATAGTCACCAGAACTTAATTGTTACGTGAGGGATTACATTTTGTCTAATTGTtatgttttgctgttgttgaccATGTAGCAACGTGTAACAACTGACATGTCCACTCCACCTGCTCTTGCCCCTAACTTTGATATGTTGGACTACATTTCTAGCAGGCAAGAAAGATTTGGTAAGTTGTACGTAGGTGTCATTCTTTTCACATGACTGTAGCATAACATTCTCCTTTCTTCAGTCAGTTTTGTTTTTATCACGTCTGATAAACTTTTTTAGAGACAAGACAAGAGGTTTCTGATAGTTCAACTGGAGAAGACGGCCATACGAGTAAACAGCAGTCGAGCAGTGTATCATCTGATCAGAACTTAAACAATGAAAATTATTCTGATGAAGAAGCAGTTTGTGAGCTGCTTGCAGAGTTTACATTAAACCACAGGCAATCTGCAGGAGTTGATGTACGAAGAGACCGATCAAGCCTTATGACTTTTACACCTTCCACGTTGAAAGAGGAAGATCAAATGACAGATCTGCAAGGATTAGTGAGGAAATTTGCAGAAGTGACGCCATCTAAACAATTGAGGTTAGTACCCATATATTGTATTGGTTACATACAACTTGATCCTCAGATGTATCATTGCATGTAGTTTAGATTAATGGTACAGTGTACTTCAATACCTTATAGTCAGGGGTGCCCAAGTTTGAAATAGTCTGTTCAA
The sequence above is drawn from the Corticium candelabrum chromosome 8, ooCorCand1.1, whole genome shotgun sequence genome and encodes:
- the LOC134183108 gene encoding disks large-associated protein 5-like isoform X4; amino-acid sequence: MESGRRLDAYKSRGPSRDIRRLLKAKDETKRRKLERDETVMRRRHAALREIQEEVSGTTKSSKEMNKTETAEAVRLRERLQQWKASRQVEKEKKAMDRKKHRPFVVVARSNVIPRTPPALPQASKRKFYAEPVILRRSTRLAAKESSRSGAQSLAKTVRGKERSQKVSKNREEKTIKLTTTQCAISSKTKETEPVPQSFVSQLESTLNTVSVVDFSKPFSPFHFSFQPSNKDVAAVNPYKETIGCHQEISESAASKLVTVRAVNSDCGSTSSPWSEVVINDDEDAQEWWKSDLKEGNSGNKENAAELKDDASSDDVVSNWVDTKRLAVAPFRQLIESETQRLQSLCDTWNQIVAEKDEQEDDDVVGMINAAVGKAQLLIRQRFHQFSQLCDLAEDPSAVKTAEVSDLQGFWDMISCQVTDINSQFEQLSQLQANHWQIEEKKIVRKQGKRRAKKKKVEAASATDTTRRLHLRQFKAKMMAAKKPNNDDLPFEMMCASGTAVDVSETNTNKTPTTNLKKNGKPYSLRSSILKSATKHNVSEQRVTTDMSTPPALAPNFDMLDYISSRQERFETRQEVSDSSTGEDGHTSKQQSSSVSSDQNLNNENYSDEEAVCELLAEFTLNHRQSAGVDVRRDRSSLMTFTPSTLKEEDQMTDLQGLVRKFAEVTPSKQLRDELGIESCFTPVLRSARNFRHYGDQTVVDDLQDLPYDYNYLPNKSLN